One stretch of Miscanthus floridulus cultivar M001 chromosome 18, ASM1932011v1, whole genome shotgun sequence DNA includes these proteins:
- the LOC136521423 gene encoding tRNA threonylcarbamoyladenosine dehydratase-like isoform X1, translating to MGERAKEWLLAAGAGAAVGALSAAAVMNPLSRSKRREGYVRNLLESNGMTTGNARPNRHLSAVGSSDLLSDEVVSEQLTRNIQFFGMDSQKKVTESYVVVIGLGGVGSHATSMLLRSGVGRLLLVDFDQVSLSSLNRHAVATRDDVGTSKALCLKKHFSMIYPECQIDAKVQLYDASSEAEILSGQPDFVLDCIDNIDTKVALLAACVRRGLKVLSAMGAGARADPTRIRVADLRESSNDPLSRSVRYRLKKEHGIEGGIPVVFSLEKPKAKLLPFQASKEEETPSDYQIVPGFRVRIIPVLGTIPAIFGQVMASYVITQLAGLDFQTEPVVNLDLDHYRILHQRLIEHEELMYGTAEQVLVDAEEVMYIVKELWRGRSARDQSQKDTGQKMWRSVNELMLVRWDKSKAAGISNLILLKFSEADAHESTTLFRIKEEEPEFYSMVSRVLKRAEMEFAL from the exons ATGGGTGAGCGGGCGAAGGAATGGCTCCTCgcagccggcgccggcgccgccgtcggCGCGCTCTCTGCCGCCGCTGTCATGAATCCTCTCTCAAG ATCCAAGCGGAGAGAGGGGTACGTGCGGAACCTGCTGGAATCCAATGGAATGACGACTG GGAACGCTCGGCCCAACAGGCATCTGAGCGCTGTTGGTAGCTCGGATCTTCTCTCGGATGAAGTGGTCTCTGAACAGCTTACAAG GAATATACAATTTTTTGGCATGGACTCTCAGAAGAAAGTGACTGAATCCTATGTTGTGGTCATTGGTCTTGGAGGGGTTGGCAGTCATGCAACTTCAATGCTCCTGAGATCTGGTGTTGGCAGGTTGCTTCTTGTGGATTTTGATCAG GTATCACTCTCATCACTAAACCGGCATGCTGTGGCAACCAGGGATGACGTTGGAACTTCAAAAGCATTATGCCTCAAGAAGCATTTTTCAATGATATACCCAGAGTGCCAAATAGATGCAAAAGTGCAATTGTATGATGCATCGTCTGAGGCGGAAATTCTTTCTGGACAGCCTGACTTTGTTCTTGATTGCATAGATAACATTGATACCAAG GTGGCACTCCTTGCAGCTTGCGTGCGCAGAGGTTTGAAGGTACTTTCTGCAATGGGGGCTGGAGCTCGAGCTGATCCCACCAGAATTCGTGTTGCAGATTTGAGAGAATCAAGCAATGATCCCCTCTCTCGATCG GTGAGGTACAGGCTCAAGAAAGAACATGGAATCGAGGGTGGAATACCAGTAGTTTTTTCATTGGAAAAGCCAAAGGCAAAGCTGCTTCCTTTTCAAGCTTCAAAAGAAGAGGAAACTCCATCAGATTACCAG ATTGTGCCAGGATTTAGGGTTCGCATTATACCAGTACTGGGAACCATCCCTGCAATATTTGGTCAAGTTATGGCCTCCTATGTGATTACTCAGCTTGCTGGATTAGATTTTCAAACTGAACCAGTTGTTAACCTGGATTTGGATCATTACCGTATACTTCATCAGCGTCTTATTGAGCATGAGGAGCTGATGTATGGGACAGCCGAGCAAGTTCTG GTAGATGCTGAAGAGGTAATGTACATTGTCAAAGAATTGTGGCGTGGTCGAAGTGCTAGAGACCAAAGTCAGAAGGACACTGGCCAGAAAATGTGGAGATCTGTCAATGAACTAATGCTTGTTCG GTGGGACAAATCAAAGGCTGCTGGCATCTCAAACTTAATACTTCTCAAGTTTAGTGAG GCTGACGCCCATGAATCCACCACACTCTTCCGAATAAAAGAAGAAGAACCTGAATTCTACTCTATGGTTTCACGTGTCCTGAAACGAGCTGAGATGGAGTTTGCCTTATGA
- the LOC136521423 gene encoding tRNA threonylcarbamoyladenosine dehydratase 2-like isoform X2, with protein MGERAKEWLLAAGAGAAVGALSAAAVMNPLSRSKRREGYVRNLLESNGMTTGNARPNRHLSAVGSSDLLSDEVVSEQLTRNIQFFGMDSQKKVTESYVVVIGLGGVGSHATSMLLRSGVGRDDVGTSKALCLKKHFSMIYPECQIDAKVQLYDASSEAEILSGQPDFVLDCIDNIDTKVALLAACVRRGLKVLSAMGAGARADPTRIRVADLRESSNDPLSRSVRYRLKKEHGIEGGIPVVFSLEKPKAKLLPFQASKEEETPSDYQIVPGFRVRIIPVLGTIPAIFGQVMASYVITQLAGLDFQTEPVVNLDLDHYRILHQRLIEHEELMYGTAEQVLVDAEEVMYIVKELWRGRSARDQSQKDTGQKMWRSVNELMLVRWDKSKAAGISNLILLKFSEADAHESTTLFRIKEEEPEFYSMVSRVLKRAEMEFAL; from the exons ATGGGTGAGCGGGCGAAGGAATGGCTCCTCgcagccggcgccggcgccgccgtcggCGCGCTCTCTGCCGCCGCTGTCATGAATCCTCTCTCAAG ATCCAAGCGGAGAGAGGGGTACGTGCGGAACCTGCTGGAATCCAATGGAATGACGACTG GGAACGCTCGGCCCAACAGGCATCTGAGCGCTGTTGGTAGCTCGGATCTTCTCTCGGATGAAGTGGTCTCTGAACAGCTTACAAG GAATATACAATTTTTTGGCATGGACTCTCAGAAGAAAGTGACTGAATCCTATGTTGTGGTCATTGGTCTTGGAGGGGTTGGCAGTCATGCAACTTCAATGCTCCTGAGATCTGGTGTTGGCAG GGATGACGTTGGAACTTCAAAAGCATTATGCCTCAAGAAGCATTTTTCAATGATATACCCAGAGTGCCAAATAGATGCAAAAGTGCAATTGTATGATGCATCGTCTGAGGCGGAAATTCTTTCTGGACAGCCTGACTTTGTTCTTGATTGCATAGATAACATTGATACCAAG GTGGCACTCCTTGCAGCTTGCGTGCGCAGAGGTTTGAAGGTACTTTCTGCAATGGGGGCTGGAGCTCGAGCTGATCCCACCAGAATTCGTGTTGCAGATTTGAGAGAATCAAGCAATGATCCCCTCTCTCGATCG GTGAGGTACAGGCTCAAGAAAGAACATGGAATCGAGGGTGGAATACCAGTAGTTTTTTCATTGGAAAAGCCAAAGGCAAAGCTGCTTCCTTTTCAAGCTTCAAAAGAAGAGGAAACTCCATCAGATTACCAG ATTGTGCCAGGATTTAGGGTTCGCATTATACCAGTACTGGGAACCATCCCTGCAATATTTGGTCAAGTTATGGCCTCCTATGTGATTACTCAGCTTGCTGGATTAGATTTTCAAACTGAACCAGTTGTTAACCTGGATTTGGATCATTACCGTATACTTCATCAGCGTCTTATTGAGCATGAGGAGCTGATGTATGGGACAGCCGAGCAAGTTCTG GTAGATGCTGAAGAGGTAATGTACATTGTCAAAGAATTGTGGCGTGGTCGAAGTGCTAGAGACCAAAGTCAGAAGGACACTGGCCAGAAAATGTGGAGATCTGTCAATGAACTAATGCTTGTTCG GTGGGACAAATCAAAGGCTGCTGGCATCTCAAACTTAATACTTCTCAAGTTTAGTGAG GCTGACGCCCATGAATCCACCACACTCTTCCGAATAAAAGAAGAAGAACCTGAATTCTACTCTATGGTTTCACGTGTCCTGAAACGAGCTGAGATGGAGTTTGCCTTATGA